ATGCAATCCCGTATAGATCAGAATCGTATCACGGTCGATCTGAAAGACTCGCTCCGTTCCCCGCAGTTCAAGGGGGTTGATTGTTTTATTTCTTTGTGCCATGGCTGTACTCGAATGTGTAGTTAGCTATCCGGAATCGATCACCTGATGAAATGAAGCCTCTTTTTTTCTGTACGAGGAATTCCATACGCTGTAAATCCTTTTTAGCGAATCCAAAAAGAAAGTCTTTACCCGATCTCTTCGCCTTCAGGCGGATCTGTGCCGGGAAGGCGCTGTCCTTGATGCGGATGACGGCACCCGCCTGCGAACCGATCGTCAGATCGTCCCTGCGAAATTTATGCAGATTGACCTCACGGGCCATCGACGGATGCTCTGTGGCCTCGTAAAAGGATAGGATGCCTTCCAGCGGTTTGATCGTTCGAAATGCGCGACGCAGAAGCAGCAGGAGCAGAAGTAGCGCCGCTGCGACACAACCCCAGACCCAGAGTGGCAGCGCCGTTGCCTTTGCCCATAGAGCCTGCCACCAGGGCGTTTCGGCGGGTGGGCGGGTCGCCTCTATGTCTTTCTTGACTTCGTCAAGACCTGCATCGGCGGCATCGGTGGGTTTCACGACTTTGACTTCAGTGGAAAGGTCCTTTAAATCTTCTTTCAGGCCCTCTTCGGCGGCAACGCTGGTTTTATCGCCGAGATGGACGTAAAAGATGTAAGGCTCCTGCACGGGAAGCTTCTCGGTCGCTTCATACTCTTTCAGCTCGACACGGTCCTTGCGCGATTTTCGGCCCGGACGCGGATCGTCGATTCCATCTGAAAGCACCACTATGTACTGCTTCGCCGACGAATTCGTCGAACGGGTGTTCTCTTTAAGATAAGCGATCAGCTGCTTGATGTCGGTATAAGCGCCCGAAGGCTTCAGATCAAGGATCGCTTTCTCCACCGTACGGCGATCCTCAGCGGATCGAATCGTATATTCGCCGATCGTCTGCGGTTTTTCATCGAATTGCAGAAGA
This region of Leptonema illini DSM 21528 genomic DNA includes:
- a CDS encoding vWA domain-containing protein, which codes for MKQSYAILSVLLAGLMTLSCAKEKEKEVVPPADFYLVIDTSGSMASGTMKRVKEKLPALLESARQGDRIHLLQFDEKPQTIGEYTIRSAEDRRTVEKAILDLKPSGAYTDIKQLIAYLKENTRSTNSSAKQYIVVLSDGIDDPRPGRKSRKDRVELKEYEATEKLPVQEPYIFYVHLGDKTSVAAEEGLKEDLKDLSTEVKVVKPTDAADAGLDEVKKDIEATRPPAETPWWQALWAKATALPLWVWGCVAAALLLLLLLLRRAFRTIKPLEGILSFYEATEHPSMAREVNLHKFRRDDLTIGSQAGAVIRIKDSAFPAQIRLKAKRSGKDFLFGFAKKDLQRMEFLVQKKRGFISSGDRFRIANYTFEYSHGTKK